A single genomic interval of Candidatus Dependentiae bacterium harbors:
- a CDS encoding amino acid ABC transporter permease, with protein sequence MKLFSLVTLSASAPLLINAALTTVYIWFTASCISLVVGTLTGLLRARKARIPIISLLLDGATLILRGIPLYAQLMIIYFVLPEVSLINLSSENASIIGLGLCSAAYVSETIRAGINSLPTGQWDASFVLGYSTLQQLRFIIVPQALRAVLPSLMNEYNMALKSTAIVASIGTVELTKTGMNIIARSADPLTITLAIACIYLILTGALSLVGQLLERKYHVNR encoded by the coding sequence ATGAAACTCTTTTCTCTCGTTACTCTCTCAGCGTCAGCCCCATTACTTATTAATGCTGCTCTTACAACAGTGTACATCTGGTTTACCGCATCATGTATTAGCTTGGTTGTAGGTACACTTACAGGCTTACTACGTGCCCGCAAAGCACGTATTCCCATTATTAGTTTGCTACTTGATGGCGCGACGCTTATTTTAAGAGGAATACCCCTGTATGCGCAACTTATGATCATTTATTTTGTGCTCCCAGAAGTGAGCTTGATTAACCTTTCATCTGAAAACGCCAGCATTATAGGCTTAGGGTTATGTTCAGCAGCATACGTATCAGAAACAATACGTGCAGGGATAAATTCTTTGCCAACGGGCCAATGGGACGCAAGTTTTGTTTTAGGCTATAGCACTCTACAACAACTACGTTTTATTATCGTACCACAAGCACTACGAGCTGTTTTGCCGTCACTTATGAACGAATACAACATGGCACTTAAAAGCACTGCTATCGTTGCTAGTATAGGTACCGTTGAGCTTACTAAAACAGGCATGAATATTATTGCCCGGTCAGCCGATCCGTTAACTATAACCCTTGCTATTGCTTGTATTTATCTGATACTTACTGGGGCGCTTTCACTTGTTGGACAACTACTTGAGAGAAAATACCATGTTAATCGTTAA
- a CDS encoding transporter substrate-binding domain-containing protein: MQPKFLGALALLIIFSTLGYFVFRSSTAQSDDTLILGTMSGWPPYVTMSNNGSYQGFDIDIAQQIAVQLGKKLVIKDMDTASLLTALNQNKVDFVMTGLSITQERLKQVDLIAYQGEPVTSLRLVFWQTIPQGVKTLEDLKNIPNATVCVEAGSSTEGFLLTISGLTVKQLDPVPSILELKYKKALAVLIEPTAYNELKSQYPELVALTVPLNEDQAFLGCGIGVNKANTKLKKEIQLIINNLKAQGTLAALEKQWFKKEQA, from the coding sequence ATGCAACCAAAATTTTTGGGAGCTTTAGCTCTACTTATTATTTTTTCTACGCTTGGCTATTTTGTATTTCGTTCATCAACAGCTCAATCTGATGACACTCTTATTTTAGGCACTATGAGCGGTTGGCCGCCCTATGTTACTATGAGTAATAATGGCTCCTATCAAGGCTTTGATATAGATATCGCCCAACAGATAGCAGTTCAATTAGGTAAAAAGCTTGTCATCAAAGACATGGATACAGCATCACTGTTGACCGCACTCAATCAAAATAAAGTTGATTTTGTTATGACTGGTCTTTCCATTACCCAAGAACGGCTCAAACAAGTTGATTTAATTGCCTATCAAGGTGAACCCGTAACTTCTTTAAGATTAGTTTTTTGGCAAACTATTCCTCAAGGCGTAAAAACACTTGAAGATCTTAAAAACATTCCTAATGCAACAGTATGCGTTGAAGCGGGCTCCAGCACCGAAGGTTTTTTACTGACTATTTCTGGGCTCACGGTTAAACAATTAGATCCTGTGCCCTCTATTTTAGAACTTAAATATAAAAAAGCTTTAGCGGTACTTATAGAACCTACTGCTTACAACGAACTTAAAAGTCAGTATCCAGAACTTGTAGCTCTTACCGTACCATTAAACGAAGATCAAGCATTTTTAGGCTGCGGTATTGGCGTTAATAAAGCTAATACAAAGCTAAAAAAAGAGATACAATTAATAATAAACAACCTTAAAGCACAGGGTACTTTAGCAGCACTTGAAAAACAGTGGTTTAAAAAGGAACAGGCATGA